Proteins from a single region of Amycolatopsis sp. CA-230715:
- a CDS encoding cell division protein FtsK — translation MNDTATESVNASVDIVDGTVVNTTVNRDDPAATDTAVTRSGNVVPIRPDTARTPGDIPTQADTDQPDTGEQGPEPADGEGGSVVRVDPKEVKTSWWETVTDATARPLVADWLKSAEEFKQRAVFVVRYAAHATAFHALRVPVYIPTAFLRSFGVLGRIAGRVFRWVYDEESKPVRMDARERKDTREYMNLRDARNEAVRRRSLPVLFAILLLMAIVYLAMTYLSPTVNLLALVTVLTAVGWWGAPADKPVAGRAVDSDKAPKLTSAMIEDALGALGIAGINQALAKGRGIAFPSPIVRDGPGWRADIDLPPGVTAGDVIDRRERLSSGLRRQLGCVWPEGDPTVHEGRLVLWVGDKDMSTTKQAAWPLAKPGATVDLFKPQPFGTDQRGRWVPITLMFASGAIGAIPRMGKTVSLRELLLIAALDPRAVLYAYDLKGTGDLSALAQVCHGYGVGDDPEDIETAVVEFRELRTELRRRAKVIRNLPEDVCPDNKVTPALASRKDLGLAPIIIGVDECQVWFEHPEHGDELKEICTDLVKRGPALGIGLFLATQRPDAKAIPTDISANLSIRYCLKVMGQTENDMVLGTSQYKNGIRATTFAWSDKGIGYLRGEGSDAQITRSVYQDGPTAKKIAAGARKQREALGNITGYAAGEAVDIEAARLDPLADTIAVFARGEDKLWSDVIVSRLAELRPTQYGNWTPANLATALKPHGVKPKQVWATDPETGKGSNRNGYTRDALTTAKSNGQ, via the coding sequence ATGAACGACACCGCAACCGAGTCCGTGAACGCGTCGGTGGACATCGTGGACGGCACGGTCGTGAACACCACCGTGAACCGCGACGACCCGGCGGCCACCGACACCGCGGTGACCCGGTCGGGCAACGTCGTCCCGATCCGCCCGGACACCGCCCGCACCCCCGGCGACATCCCGACCCAGGCCGACACCGACCAGCCCGACACTGGCGAGCAGGGGCCCGAGCCTGCCGACGGCGAGGGTGGCTCGGTGGTGCGGGTGGACCCGAAGGAGGTGAAAACGTCCTGGTGGGAGACCGTCACCGACGCCACCGCGCGCCCGCTGGTGGCGGACTGGCTGAAGTCGGCTGAGGAGTTCAAACAGCGGGCGGTGTTCGTCGTGCGCTACGCCGCGCACGCCACCGCGTTCCACGCGCTGCGGGTGCCGGTCTACATCCCGACGGCGTTCCTGCGCTCGTTCGGCGTGCTGGGCCGGATCGCCGGGCGGGTGTTCCGCTGGGTCTACGACGAGGAGTCCAAGCCGGTGCGCATGGACGCGCGGGAACGCAAGGACACCCGCGAGTACATGAACCTGCGCGATGCCCGCAACGAAGCGGTGCGGCGCCGGTCGCTGCCGGTGCTGTTCGCGATCCTGCTCCTGATGGCCATCGTGTACCTGGCCATGACCTACCTGTCGCCGACGGTGAACCTGCTCGCCCTGGTGACCGTGTTGACCGCGGTGGGGTGGTGGGGTGCCCCGGCGGACAAGCCGGTCGCCGGGCGCGCGGTGGACTCGGACAAGGCACCCAAGCTCACCTCCGCGATGATCGAGGACGCCCTGGGTGCGTTGGGGATCGCCGGGATCAACCAGGCGTTGGCGAAGGGCCGCGGGATCGCGTTCCCGTCGCCGATCGTGCGCGACGGGCCAGGCTGGCGCGCGGACATCGACCTGCCCCCGGGTGTGACCGCGGGGGACGTGATCGACCGGCGCGAGCGGCTGTCCTCGGGTCTGCGTCGACAGCTCGGCTGCGTGTGGCCCGAGGGTGACCCGACCGTGCACGAGGGCCGCCTGGTGTTGTGGGTCGGGGACAAGGACATGTCCACCACCAAACAGGCCGCGTGGCCGCTGGCGAAGCCGGGCGCGACGGTGGACCTGTTCAAGCCCCAGCCCTTCGGCACCGACCAGCGTGGCCGGTGGGTGCCCATCACGCTGATGTTCGCCTCGGGCGCGATCGGCGCGATCCCGCGCATGGGCAAGACCGTGTCCCTGCGCGAACTCCTGCTCATCGCCGCCCTGGACCCGCGGGCGGTGCTCTACGCCTACGACCTGAAAGGCACCGGTGACCTCTCGGCGTTGGCCCAGGTCTGCCACGGCTACGGCGTGGGCGATGACCCGGAGGACATCGAAACCGCCGTGGTGGAGTTCCGGGAGCTGCGCACGGAGCTTCGCCGCCGGGCGAAGGTGATCCGGAACCTGCCCGAGGACGTGTGCCCGGACAACAAGGTCACCCCCGCACTGGCCTCGCGCAAGGACTTGGGGCTGGCACCGATCATCATCGGCGTGGACGAGTGCCAGGTCTGGTTCGAACACCCCGAGCACGGTGACGAACTCAAGGAGATCTGCACCGACCTGGTCAAGCGCGGGCCCGCGCTGGGGATCGGGCTGTTCCTGGCCACCCAGCGCCCGGACGCGAAGGCCATCCCGACCGACATTTCGGCGAACCTGTCCATCCGGTACTGCCTGAAAGTCATGGGGCAGACCGAAAACGACATGGTGCTGGGCACCTCGCAGTACAAGAACGGCATCCGCGCGACCACGTTCGCGTGGTCGGACAAGGGCATCGGCTACCTGCGCGGCGAAGGGTCGGACGCGCAGATCACCCGGTCTGTCTACCAGGACGGGCCGACCGCGAAGAAAATCGCCGCCGGTGCCCGCAAGCAGCGCGAAGCCCTGGGCAACATCACCGGCTACGCCGCCGGGGAAGCCGTCGACATCGAGGCCGCGCGGCTCGATCCGCTCGCCGACACCATCGCGGTGTTCGCCCGCGGCGAGGACAAGCTTTGGTCCGACGTGATCGTGTCCCGCCTCGCCGAACTCCGCCCGACCCAGTACGGGAACTGGACCCCGGCGAACCTCGCGACCGCGCTCAAGCCGCACGGCGTCAAGCCCAAGCAGGTGTGGGCCACCGACCCGGAAACCGGGAAGGGCAGCAACCGCAACGGCTACACCCGCGACGCACTCACCACCGCCAAGAGCAACGGACAGTAA
- a CDS encoding HNH endonuclease family protein gives MATPNTTTLATLATALVLTVAGCHTPAGNATTPTAPSTGGPDIGAARAALAGLTVAPEDTGAHYKREDWLPRWATVRGACDTRETALQQQGKDVRTDGRCKAISGTWVSPYDPPNQATITKAASTDLDHLVPLAEAARSGTRGWSKTQREAFANDLTQLVVVSAKSNRSKGDQDPARWLPTAGYRCTYAARYVLTKAKYRLAVDKAEHDVLAGLLSKCAPAR, from the coding sequence ATGGCAACCCCGAACACCACCACCCTGGCCACCCTCGCCACCGCCCTCGTGCTCACCGTCGCCGGATGCCACACCCCCGCAGGCAACGCCACTACCCCCACCGCCCCCAGCACCGGCGGGCCGGACATCGGCGCGGCGCGGGCCGCGCTCGCCGGGCTCACCGTCGCACCCGAAGACACCGGCGCGCACTACAAGCGGGAGGACTGGCTACCCCGGTGGGCCACCGTCCGCGGCGCCTGCGACACCAGGGAAACCGCCTTGCAGCAGCAGGGCAAGGACGTGCGCACCGACGGCCGATGCAAGGCGATCTCCGGAACCTGGGTCAGCCCCTACGACCCACCCAACCAGGCCACGATCACCAAGGCCGCGAGCACGGACCTCGATCACCTCGTGCCGCTCGCCGAAGCCGCCCGATCCGGCACCCGCGGCTGGTCCAAGACGCAACGCGAAGCGTTCGCCAACGACCTGACCCAGCTCGTAGTGGTGTCGGCCAAGTCCAACCGCAGCAAGGGGGACCAGGACCCGGCGCGCTGGTTGCCGACCGCGGGATACCGGTGCACCTACGCCGCCCGCTACGTCCTGACGAAGGCGAAATACCGCCTCGCCGTCGACAAGGCCGAACACGATGTGCTGGCCGGGCTGCTCAGCAAGTGCGCGCCCGCACGGTGA
- a CDS encoding bifunctional DNA primase/polymerase yields the protein MDNTDTLTEWALYFAVMGWAVFPLAPGTKRQPAVKDWENRATTVADRIRRCWAADRFNIAIATKPSGLVVVDCDMPKHGETGPDGATALAALAEERGGPLPDTYTVTTPSGGTHRYYRAPAGTRLRNTQGVISPLVDTRAGGGYVVAPGSVTDEGAYELTDDTDPVELPGWLVQAACERPSAAYSAPVQIRSADTTRYGSAALAGECQRVRMAQPPGRNATVASAAYTIGRKVGAGIVDHTEARTALITAGQSLVDGSGHWPPTTAEVARVVDAGLAAGARNKVTRRAA from the coding sequence ATGGACAACACCGACACGCTGACCGAGTGGGCCCTGTACTTCGCCGTGATGGGATGGGCGGTGTTCCCGCTCGCCCCAGGCACGAAGCGGCAACCGGCGGTGAAGGACTGGGAGAACCGCGCGACCACGGTCGCGGACCGCATCCGCCGGTGCTGGGCCGCGGACCGGTTCAACATCGCCATTGCGACCAAGCCGTCGGGGCTCGTGGTCGTCGACTGCGACATGCCCAAGCACGGGGAGACCGGGCCCGACGGGGCGACCGCCCTGGCCGCTCTCGCCGAGGAGCGCGGCGGGCCGCTGCCCGACACCTACACCGTGACCACCCCGTCCGGTGGCACCCACCGCTACTACCGCGCCCCCGCGGGAACTCGGCTGCGCAACACCCAGGGCGTCATCTCTCCGTTGGTAGACACCCGGGCGGGAGGCGGATACGTGGTGGCTCCCGGATCGGTCACCGACGAAGGCGCCTACGAGCTCACCGACGACACCGACCCGGTCGAACTGCCGGGGTGGTTAGTCCAGGCAGCTTGCGAACGGCCGTCAGCGGCCTACTCAGCGCCCGTTCAAATCCGCTCTGCCGACACCACCCGGTACGGGTCCGCCGCACTCGCCGGGGAGTGCCAGCGGGTCCGCATGGCCCAGCCACCCGGGCGCAACGCCACCGTGGCATCCGCGGCCTACACGATCGGCCGCAAGGTGGGCGCCGGGATCGTGGACCACACCGAAGCACGGACCGCGCTGATCACCGCCGGACAGTCCCTTGTGGACGGCTCCGGGCACTGGCCACCCACCACCGCCGAAGTCGCCCGGGTGGTAGACGCCGGGCTCGCCGCGGGGGCCCGCAACAAGGTCACCCGACGGGCCGCCTGA
- a CDS encoding DUF3987 domain-containing protein translates to MSSPARALRALSTPTVPADASDAERHAAAEVARARAELPTLDSAVFDCYLGGLVSHVAPTSEADPVAVLASLLCAAGVALGQGPHVRAGDDPHPLLVWPLIVGRTSAGRKGTSWSTARRLIAAADADFHQDNIKSGLSSGEGLAERFAIKDEDEADTQGPRDLRLMVMESEWAGVMAKMKREGNSLSAILRAAWEGGDLSTLTVAARVAPSSHVGILAHITPQEFRDKVSASDLAGGTYNRFLPLAVARSKFLPFSQGAPADLVDQLGTEFAARLHTGANLGQLDYTEDAVTLWRDLYIEFSTDHGDVAAVEQFISRAVPNCLRIAAIHAALDGDTRIGTTHLTAAAALVRYSIASARAIFTDTATPARLAAWIAEAGENGRTRTDITRQFFKGRPPAKPELDALLEQLTAADTGGVETRSLPRADGRPGKGTTVYTARAPNSANLRT, encoded by the coding sequence ATGTCCTCGCCTGCTCGCGCGCTGCGCGCCCTGTCCACACCGACCGTCCCAGCCGATGCCAGCGACGCCGAACGCCACGCCGCGGCCGAAGTAGCCCGCGCCCGCGCGGAACTGCCCACATTGGACAGTGCCGTGTTCGACTGCTACCTCGGTGGCTTGGTGTCCCACGTCGCGCCGACCAGCGAGGCGGACCCGGTCGCGGTGCTGGCATCCCTGCTCTGCGCCGCCGGGGTCGCGCTGGGACAGGGCCCGCACGTTCGAGCAGGCGACGACCCGCACCCGCTGCTGGTGTGGCCGCTGATCGTCGGGCGGACCAGCGCCGGACGCAAGGGCACCTCGTGGTCGACCGCGCGGCGCCTGATCGCCGCGGCCGACGCCGATTTCCACCAGGACAACATCAAGTCGGGGCTGTCCTCCGGTGAGGGTCTGGCCGAACGGTTCGCGATCAAGGACGAGGACGAGGCGGATACGCAGGGGCCGCGGGACTTGCGGCTCATGGTGATGGAGTCCGAATGGGCCGGGGTCATGGCCAAGATGAAGCGCGAGGGCAACAGCCTGTCGGCGATCCTGCGGGCCGCGTGGGAAGGCGGGGACCTGTCCACCCTGACCGTCGCCGCACGGGTCGCCCCCAGCTCACACGTGGGCATCCTCGCGCACATCACCCCGCAGGAGTTCCGCGACAAGGTCTCCGCCTCCGATCTCGCGGGCGGCACCTACAACCGGTTCCTGCCGCTCGCGGTCGCGCGGTCGAAGTTCCTGCCCTTCAGCCAAGGCGCCCCCGCCGACCTCGTCGACCAGCTCGGTACCGAGTTCGCCGCCCGGCTGCACACCGGCGCGAACCTCGGGCAGCTCGACTACACCGAAGACGCCGTCACGCTCTGGCGGGACCTCTACATCGAGTTCAGCACCGACCACGGCGACGTAGCCGCGGTCGAGCAGTTCATCTCCCGCGCGGTGCCCAACTGCCTGCGCATCGCAGCCATCCACGCCGCACTGGACGGGGACACCCGGATCGGGACCACGCACCTGACCGCCGCCGCGGCGCTCGTGCGGTACTCCATCGCATCCGCCCGCGCGATCTTCACCGACACCGCCACCCCCGCCCGCCTCGCCGCCTGGATCGCCGAAGCAGGCGAGAACGGCCGCACCCGCACCGACATCACCCGGCAGTTCTTCAAGGGCCGCCCGCCCGCCAAACCCGAACTCGATGCCCTGCTCGAACAGCTCACCGCGGCCGACACCGGCGGCGTCGAGACGCGCAGCCTGCCGCGCGCCGACGGCCGCCCCGGTAAGGGCACC